Proteins found in one Hypericibacter terrae genomic segment:
- a CDS encoding phenylacetate--CoA ligase family protein: MALNTRKSANDLPLPPPGTPVARMMHRLQHRLQDSQWWRPERLRQAQFEQLKALLRHAAATIPFYAERLQQAGFHRGMVLDEASWSQLPVLTRPEVQAAGNKLLSKDLPEHHGRRHEIRTSGSTGQPVRIVTSDLAQTWFRAVGLREALWQQRDFSGFFAVIRKFERSDMALPPDGEDLPRWGDQRTYPFPTGKAARLSLLASVAQQADWLMRKNPHYLLTYPSNLAALAQYCGDAGMRPSNLRQVLSIAELLPPETRTLVRETWGVSIADVYSCKEIGYLALQCPARENHLHVQSETVLLEVLDEQGRACRPGEVGRVVVTPLFNFAMPLLRYAVGDYAKVGALCDCGRGLPVLEQVQGRVRNMLTTPDGGRYWPSFGSRRFREIAPIRQHQFVQKSLQRLQGRLAVERPLTPEEETTLRAHILTRLPIPFEIDFVYVDEIPISAAGKLENFISEIDNPPPR; this comes from the coding sequence ATGGCCTTGAATACAAGGAAGTCCGCGAACGATCTGCCCTTGCCGCCGCCCGGGACTCCCGTCGCGCGCATGATGCATCGCTTGCAGCATCGCCTGCAGGACAGCCAATGGTGGAGGCCGGAGCGTCTGCGCCAGGCCCAGTTCGAGCAATTGAAGGCGCTGCTGCGCCATGCCGCGGCGACGATTCCGTTCTATGCCGAGCGGCTGCAACAGGCGGGATTTCACCGGGGCATGGTGCTCGACGAGGCGAGCTGGTCGCAGTTGCCCGTCCTGACCCGTCCCGAAGTGCAGGCCGCCGGCAACAAGCTGCTGTCGAAGGACCTGCCGGAGCATCACGGCCGTCGTCACGAGATCCGTACCTCGGGCTCCACGGGCCAGCCGGTGCGGATCGTTACCAGCGACCTGGCACAAACCTGGTTCCGCGCCGTGGGCCTGCGCGAGGCGCTCTGGCAGCAGCGCGATTTTTCCGGCTTCTTCGCCGTCATCCGCAAGTTCGAAAGGAGCGACATGGCGCTGCCGCCGGACGGCGAGGATCTGCCGCGATGGGGCGACCAGCGGACCTATCCGTTTCCGACGGGAAAGGCGGCCCGTCTCAGCCTCCTGGCGTCGGTGGCGCAGCAGGCCGACTGGCTCATGCGGAAGAACCCGCACTACCTGCTGACCTATCCCTCGAACCTCGCGGCGCTGGCCCAATATTGCGGCGACGCCGGGATGCGGCCGAGCAATCTGCGCCAGGTCCTGTCGATCGCGGAATTGCTGCCGCCCGAAACGCGCACCCTGGTGCGCGAGACGTGGGGCGTGTCCATCGCCGATGTCTATTCCTGCAAGGAGATCGGCTATTTGGCGCTGCAATGCCCCGCGCGCGAGAATCACCTCCATGTCCAGAGCGAAACCGTCCTGCTGGAAGTGCTCGACGAACAGGGGCGGGCTTGCCGCCCGGGCGAGGTGGGTCGTGTCGTGGTGACGCCGCTCTTCAACTTCGCCATGCCACTGCTGCGTTACGCGGTCGGCGATTACGCCAAGGTCGGCGCGCTTTGCGATTGCGGCCGCGGGCTGCCCGTCCTGGAGCAGGTGCAGGGACGTGTGCGCAACATGCTGACCACGCCCGATGGCGGGCGCTATTGGCCCTCCTTCGGTTCGCGGCGCTTCCGGGAGATCGCGCCGATCCGCCAGCATCAGTTCGTGCAGAAATCGCTGCAGCGCCTGCAGGGGCGCCTCGCCGTCGAGCGGCCCCTGACGCCCGAGGAAGAAACAACGCTGCGCGCCCATATCCTGACGCGGCTGCCGATCCCCTTCGAGATCGATTTCGTCTATGTCGACGAGATTCCCATCAGCGCCGCCGGGAAGCTCGAGAATTTCATCAGCGAGATCGACAACCCGCCGCCCCGATAA
- a CDS encoding tripartite tricarboxylate transporter permease — MSALDIFAQGAIAFLRWDVMLAILIGMSLGLFFGLLPGIGGVTALALLLPLVQGMDPLPGLAFLLSVHAVIYNGGSVTAVLFGVPGAPPSAATLIDGQPLARQGRAAYAIAAALSASAIGGVIGALALGFLLPVLKPVVFLLGSPETFLLALAGVACLAILGKGSMTKGLIAGGLGLCLAMVGYQQTTGVPRFWFGSDYLLDGFRVVPVVTGLFAIPELVRLAMTGSAIGPAKAEGGMPARQIVDGILAPLRHWALTLRCSLLGVLIGIIPGIGGEASSFIAYGTAKQTARNADAFGKGAIEGVIAPESANNAKEGGALVPTLALGIPGSSGMVLMLGAFQLLGLEPRPRFLKTHMDLAIGLTLTLAVANVLSAVMMLALARPLVSVSALPGRVLAPVLMAIVLLGVYAVEGSFADIAVTFLFGGLGLAMQGLGYGRAALVLGFVLGHLVETYFGISLQAYGAGFLLRPTTLAIGLLLLAGMFWRPAVQLLLRRR, encoded by the coding sequence ATGAGCGCGCTCGATATCTTCGCCCAGGGCGCCATCGCGTTCCTGCGCTGGGACGTGATGCTGGCGATCCTCATCGGCATGTCGCTGGGGCTGTTCTTCGGCCTGCTGCCCGGCATCGGCGGCGTCACGGCCCTGGCGCTGTTGCTGCCGCTGGTGCAGGGCATGGATCCGTTGCCGGGCCTGGCCTTCCTGCTGTCGGTCCATGCCGTGATCTATAACGGCGGCTCGGTCACGGCCGTTCTCTTCGGCGTGCCGGGCGCGCCACCCTCGGCCGCCACCTTGATCGACGGCCAGCCGTTGGCGCGGCAAGGCCGTGCGGCTTATGCCATCGCGGCGGCCCTCTCGGCCTCGGCCATCGGCGGCGTGATCGGCGCCTTGGCGCTGGGATTCCTGTTGCCGGTGCTGAAGCCGGTGGTGTTCCTCCTGGGGTCGCCCGAAACCTTCCTCCTGGCGCTCGCCGGCGTCGCCTGCCTCGCCATTCTCGGCAAAGGCAGCATGACCAAGGGTCTCATCGCCGGCGGCCTCGGCCTCTGTCTCGCCATGGTCGGCTATCAGCAGACGACCGGCGTGCCGCGCTTCTGGTTCGGCAGCGACTATCTGCTCGACGGCTTCCGCGTCGTGCCGGTGGTGACCGGCCTCTTCGCCATTCCGGAGCTGGTGCGCCTGGCCATGACCGGCTCGGCCATCGGCCCGGCCAAGGCCGAGGGCGGGATGCCGGCGCGCCAGATCGTCGACGGCATCCTGGCGCCGCTTCGCCATTGGGCGCTGACTCTGCGCTGCTCGCTGCTCGGCGTGTTGATCGGAATCATTCCCGGTATCGGCGGCGAGGCGTCTTCCTTCATCGCCTATGGAACGGCGAAGCAGACGGCACGCAATGCCGACGCGTTCGGCAAGGGCGCGATCGAAGGCGTGATCGCGCCGGAATCGGCGAACAACGCGAAGGAGGGCGGGGCGCTGGTGCCGACCCTCGCACTCGGCATTCCGGGCAGCTCCGGCATGGTGCTGATGCTGGGCGCCTTTCAACTGCTCGGTCTCGAGCCGAGACCCCGCTTCCTGAAAACCCATATGGATCTCGCGATCGGGCTGACCTTGACGCTGGCAGTCGCCAATGTCCTGTCGGCCGTCATGATGCTGGCCCTGGCAAGGCCGCTGGTCAGCGTCAGCGCCTTGCCGGGCCGCGTTCTGGCCCCCGTGCTGATGGCGATCGTGCTGCTCGGCGTCTATGCGGTCGAAGGCAGTTTCGCCGATATTGCGGTCACCTTCCTCTTCGGCGGCCTCGGGCTGGCGATGCAGGGGCTGGGTTATGGCCGCGCCGCGCTGGTGCTGGGATTCGTGTTGGGCCACCTGGTCGAGACCTATTTCGGAATCTCGCTTCAGGCTTATGGCGCGGGCTTTCTGCTGCGGCCGACCACGCTCGCGATCGGCCTGCTGCTCCTGGCCGGCATGTTCTGGCGCCCGGCGGTGCAGTTGCTGCTGAGGCGCCGATGA
- a CDS encoding Bug family tripartite tricarboxylate transporter substrate binding protein produces the protein MAEVVDSGRRSATAWLLAIIAAGAVGGAGFPSQVQAAGTAADYYRGRTVRLVVGSGAGGGYDSYARLLAPFLAKELGGDVLVENRPGAGGLLALNQIYDADPDGLLMMIVSGSGAALAQLLGQEGASFDLQRMTWIAGLGADTPIVMLSPRSSFRSLAELISADHPVKWAASGRSTGQGLWISVFTHALAIPSNLITGYKGSNEASLAAMRGEVDGIIVTASSAHSYAQDGQLLPIAAIGHERSTLFPDLPTVFEQATLTADASWWMEYCVRVAEVTRTIIGPPDLPADRARFLQDAFQKVLSDPAVLAAAATADRVLVYQTPDFVRGQSLDLLTGVDDAHRETLKTLLVSE, from the coding sequence ATGGCCGAGGTCGTCGATTCGGGGCGCCGCAGCGCGACCGCGTGGCTGCTCGCGATCATTGCCGCGGGCGCGGTCGGAGGCGCCGGGTTCCCTTCCCAAGTCCAGGCTGCCGGGACCGCCGCCGACTATTACCGCGGCCGCACCGTTCGCCTCGTCGTGGGATCGGGCGCAGGCGGTGGTTATGACAGCTACGCGCGGTTGCTGGCGCCGTTCCTGGCGAAGGAGCTGGGCGGGGACGTGCTCGTCGAAAATCGTCCGGGTGCCGGCGGGCTGCTGGCGCTCAATCAGATTTACGATGCCGACCCGGACGGCCTCCTCATGATGATCGTTTCCGGTTCGGGGGCGGCGCTGGCCCAGCTCCTCGGCCAGGAAGGGGCCAGCTTCGATCTCCAGCGCATGACCTGGATCGCCGGTCTGGGCGCGGATACGCCGATCGTGATGCTGAGCCCGCGCTCCTCCTTCCGTAGCCTGGCGGAATTGATCTCTGCCGATCATCCGGTGAAATGGGCAGCCTCGGGTCGGTCGACGGGTCAAGGTCTGTGGATCAGCGTTTTCACGCATGCGCTGGCGATCCCGTCCAACCTCATCACCGGCTACAAGGGCTCCAACGAAGCGTCGCTCGCCGCCATGCGCGGCGAGGTGGACGGGATCATCGTCACCGCCAGCTCGGCGCATAGCTATGCGCAGGACGGTCAGCTTCTGCCGATCGCCGCCATCGGCCATGAGCGCTCGACCCTGTTTCCCGACCTCCCCACGGTGTTCGAGCAGGCCACCCTGACCGCCGACGCCAGCTGGTGGATGGAATATTGCGTTCGTGTTGCCGAAGTGACCCGTACCATTATCGGCCCTCCCGATCTTCCCGCCGATCGCGCCCGGTTTCTCCAGGATGCCTTTCAAAAGGTGCTGAGCGACCCGGCGGTGCTGGCGGCCGCGGCAACGGCCGACAGGGTTCTGGTCTACCAGACGCCGGATTTCGTGCGCGGGCAGTCCCTGGATCTGCTGACCGGTGTCGACGACGCGCATCGCGAGACGCTCAAGACGCTGCTGGTGAGCGAGTAG
- a CDS encoding porin: MKFVLLGSTALVGVGLVAGNAQAAQGIQLGLGGYYEAAAGLVFSQSNNDGEPGAHTRDVVFRQDVEVHFKGEAKLDNGLTVGARIEMEGQQSNDQIDEVWAYFKGGWGQVRFGDDDDASRQLHYLIPSASELFGVDTPDFEFSNNHGNNFNNGSFQTNSTMLNISSDATKIIYFSPTFAGFSFAVSFAPDRRGENSYSYWSGPGGTTLSNNSGQVQNVISAALNFEHDFNGIDLATGIGFGEGQFESTGGNHNVQTSWGLDGHLIVTFAGFTVGGAGLYFDNWQSASGADYWVAGLGATYNWDAWTVGLAWSHGDYEYATSGGSSDRIDIVEVTGRYDLGPGLSLDGMVGYNTMNAGGGTGHQDDNTWEGGVGFFIGF; encoded by the coding sequence ATGAAATTTGTTCTTCTCGGGTCGACCGCGCTGGTCGGCGTCGGACTCGTTGCGGGCAATGCCCAGGCGGCGCAAGGCATCCAACTGGGCCTCGGCGGGTACTACGAGGCGGCGGCGGGCCTCGTCTTTTCCCAGAGCAACAATGACGGCGAACCCGGCGCCCATACGCGCGACGTCGTCTTCCGCCAGGATGTCGAGGTCCATTTCAAGGGCGAGGCCAAGCTCGACAATGGCCTGACGGTCGGTGCGCGCATCGAAATGGAAGGCCAGCAGTCCAACGACCAGATCGACGAAGTCTGGGCCTATTTCAAGGGCGGGTGGGGTCAGGTCCGCTTCGGCGATGACGACGATGCGAGCCGGCAACTGCACTATCTGATCCCCAGCGCTTCCGAGCTGTTCGGCGTCGATACCCCGGACTTCGAGTTTTCGAACAACCACGGCAACAACTTCAACAACGGCTCGTTCCAGACGAACAGCACCATGCTGAATATCTCGAGCGACGCCACGAAGATCATCTATTTCAGCCCGACCTTTGCCGGTTTCTCCTTCGCCGTGTCCTTCGCTCCGGATCGGCGCGGCGAGAACAGCTATTCCTACTGGTCGGGGCCCGGCGGAACGACCCTGAGCAACAATTCAGGGCAGGTTCAGAACGTCATCTCGGCGGCCCTGAACTTCGAACACGACTTCAATGGCATCGACCTCGCGACCGGTATCGGATTTGGCGAGGGTCAATTCGAGTCCACGGGCGGGAACCACAATGTGCAGACCAGCTGGGGCCTCGACGGCCATCTGATCGTGACGTTCGCCGGCTTCACGGTCGGTGGCGCCGGTCTCTACTTCGATAACTGGCAGAGCGCCAGCGGCGCCGATTATTGGGTCGCGGGTCTCGGCGCCACCTACAATTGGGATGCCTGGACCGTCGGTCTGGCCTGGTCGCATGGCGACTATGAATATGCGACAAGCGGCGGCTCGTCCGACAGGATCGACATCGTCGAGGTGACCGGCCGCTACGATCTCGGTCCGGGCCTCTCGCTGGATGGCATGGTCGGCTACAACACCATGAATGCCGGCGGCGGCACCGGCCACCAGGACGACAATACCTGGGAAGGCGGCGTGGGATTCTTCATCGGGTTCTAG
- a CDS encoding DUF6356 family protein produces the protein MGFGLRLFNASLACVMHAFLPGLFVRTGSEAIERLHDRMVVNRQRHGGANSGGANLVDVLRKSGTR, from the coding sequence ATGGGATTCGGCCTGCGCCTGTTCAACGCCTCGCTCGCCTGCGTGATGCACGCCTTCTTGCCCGGTCTCTTCGTCCGTACCGGCAGCGAGGCGATCGAGCGGCTCCATGACCGCATGGTGGTCAACCGTCAACGCCATGGCGGAGCAAATTCAGGTGGGGCGAATCTGGTGGATGTCCTTCGGAAGTCCGGCACGCGCTGA
- a CDS encoding ABC transporter substrate-binding protein has protein sequence MLFEQGISRRSLLRQSIGSAAALPLIGQLSSRAFAATKGTVQFADIGVGDPGGDWSKYTAASGWGVNLVAFGNAPSAILNVLIAGGGQGTYDIINIVGGMQKPLVENSLIDEIDTSKMPNWAKDSFVQKYLTQGTPGFDFIGYDKKIYGVPTVIQGDSFAYLPEATGGELTSYGALFDPKFKGYVALEDNYTTAGQKTALYMKAAKLATIEDPHDMTPGEIKAVVDFLIEKKKEGQFRVIWNSFEQSVGLLVNKEVYVMDCWEPMVFVANSKGVKAVYAKPSEGYLLWAMAAYIVKNPNRTQEQTAAAYALLDFMLGGWYGAKITSLRGYMTNPQAVSYAKANTGEFSADEAAKVEAITKGVEAKLAQGGTWQNRWPKNVETYESEWARFKAA, from the coding sequence ATGTTGTTCGAACAGGGGATCAGTCGCAGGTCGTTGTTGCGGCAAAGCATCGGCAGTGCCGCGGCCTTGCCGCTCATCGGCCAGCTTTCGTCCAGAGCGTTCGCTGCCACGAAGGGCACGGTTCAGTTCGCGGATATCGGCGTCGGCGATCCGGGCGGCGACTGGTCGAAATACACCGCCGCCTCGGGCTGGGGCGTCAATCTCGTCGCCTTCGGCAATGCGCCCTCGGCCATCCTCAATGTGCTGATCGCGGGCGGCGGCCAAGGCACCTATGACATCATCAATATCGTCGGCGGCATGCAGAAGCCGCTGGTCGAGAACAGCCTCATCGATGAGATCGACACGAGCAAGATGCCGAACTGGGCCAAGGACAGTTTCGTGCAGAAATACCTGACACAAGGCACGCCGGGGTTCGACTTCATCGGCTATGACAAGAAGATCTATGGCGTGCCGACGGTGATTCAGGGCGATTCCTTCGCCTATCTGCCGGAAGCGACCGGCGGCGAGCTCACCTCCTATGGCGCGCTGTTCGACCCCAAATTCAAAGGCTATGTCGCGCTCGAGGACAACTACACCACCGCGGGCCAGAAGACGGCGCTCTATATGAAGGCCGCGAAGCTCGCGACCATCGAGGATCCGCACGACATGACGCCCGGCGAGATCAAGGCCGTGGTCGATTTCCTAATCGAGAAGAAGAAGGAAGGCCAGTTCCGTGTGATCTGGAATTCCTTCGAGCAATCGGTCGGCCTCCTCGTCAACAAGGAGGTCTATGTCATGGATTGCTGGGAGCCGATGGTGTTCGTGGCCAACAGCAAGGGCGTGAAGGCCGTCTATGCCAAGCCGAGCGAGGGTTACCTGCTCTGGGCCATGGCCGCTTATATCGTCAAGAACCCGAACCGGACCCAGGAACAGACCGCCGCCGCCTATGCTCTGCTCGATTTCATGTTGGGCGGCTGGTATGGCGCCAAGATCACGAGCCTGCGCGGCTATATGACGAACCCGCAGGCCGTGTCTTATGCCAAGGCCAACACCGGCGAATTCAGCGCCGACGAGGCGGCCAAGGTCGAAGCCATCACCAAAGGCGTCGAGGCCAAGCTCGCCCAAGGTGGCACCTGGCAGAATCGCTGGCCGAAGAATGTCGAGACTTACGAATCCGAGTGGGCGCGTTTCAAGGCCGCGTGA
- a CDS encoding ABC transporter permease, translating into MALRPGDLAGQAGGRALMALPAAFVSIFLLIPLALSIVISFWERAGFKLKPAFTLASYTDFLGGVRLVVLERSLVAAGISTAIGLAIAYPIAYYLARHMRRDLARSILFLFSVPFLVNYVIRTFAWTYLLGRTGPINEALQAAGLVGKSVDWLLFSDFSVQVGFVTSYMPFMVFPLWLSISGIDRRLTEASWILGAHPWGTFLRITLPLSLPGIFAAAIFGFVGAFGDSAVPIILGGVGYQMIGNSITSTLDVLNYPLAAAMSSVVILAMLLLLGFWFLAFDLRSFLGKIVRWRV; encoded by the coding sequence ATGGCGCTGAGACCGGGTGATCTGGCAGGACAGGCCGGCGGCCGGGCCCTGATGGCCCTGCCCGCTGCTTTCGTCTCGATCTTCCTGCTGATCCCACTGGCGCTCAGCATTGTCATCTCCTTTTGGGAGCGCGCGGGTTTCAAGCTCAAACCCGCCTTCACCCTCGCCTCCTATACGGACTTCCTGGGCGGCGTGCGGCTGGTGGTGCTCGAGCGAAGTCTGGTGGCCGCGGGAATCTCGACCGCCATCGGCCTCGCGATCGCCTACCCCATCGCCTATTACCTCGCGCGCCATATGCGCCGCGACCTGGCGCGGAGCATCCTCTTCCTCTTCTCCGTGCCGTTTCTGGTCAATTACGTCATCCGCACCTTCGCCTGGACCTATCTTCTCGGCCGCACGGGACCGATCAACGAGGCGCTGCAGGCGGCAGGGCTGGTCGGTAAATCCGTCGACTGGCTGCTTTTCAGCGACTTCTCGGTCCAGGTCGGATTCGTCACCTCCTACATGCCGTTCATGGTGTTCCCGCTCTGGCTCTCGATCAGCGGGATCGACCGGCGCCTGACCGAAGCCAGCTGGATCCTCGGTGCCCATCCCTGGGGCACCTTCCTGCGCATCACCTTGCCGCTGTCGTTGCCAGGAATCTTCGCTGCCGCGATTTTCGGCTTCGTCGGCGCGTTCGGCGACAGCGCCGTGCCGATCATCCTGGGCGGGGTCGGCTATCAGATGATCGGCAACTCGATCACCTCAACGCTCGACGTGCTGAACTATCCGCTGGCGGCCGCCATGTCGAGCGTGGTCATCCTCGCCATGCTGCTGTTGCTCGGATTCTGGTTTCTCGCCTTCGATCTGCGATCCTTCCTCGGCAAGATCGTGCGCTGGCGGGTCTGA
- a CDS encoding ABC transporter permease, with protein sequence MNRSHLLHLLAWNGIAWVLLLLYLPLVPPFLFSFSADGTVGGLATPTLRWYAELPNNPLLTKSIGTTLVVGIIVALATPPLALLGAMAVRRSRFKRLLLMMMLLPLFIPGVSLGLASAFFFRLLELPPSLWSIAVVQVLWALPFSTIIILTVMSTFDPVFLEAAYIQGANRWRAFIDIELPLIWPGLMGAAVFALILSFNETVRTALVQGPYNTIQTYIWATYLQVGLSPTLHALMSLLIALTLALVVVLLAFSLRQPRRLRINPAARSNPRAPARP encoded by the coding sequence ATGAACCGCAGCCATCTGCTCCATCTCCTCGCCTGGAACGGCATCGCCTGGGTGCTGCTGCTGCTCTATCTGCCGCTCGTGCCGCCTTTCCTATTCTCGTTCAGTGCGGATGGAACCGTCGGCGGATTGGCGACACCGACGCTGCGCTGGTATGCGGAGCTGCCGAATAATCCCCTGCTGACTAAATCCATCGGCACGACACTGGTCGTCGGCATCATCGTGGCCCTCGCCACGCCGCCCCTGGCGCTGCTGGGGGCCATGGCCGTGCGCCGGTCGCGCTTCAAGCGGCTGTTGCTGATGATGATGCTCTTGCCGCTTTTCATCCCCGGCGTGAGCCTGGGGCTCGCGAGCGCCTTCTTCTTCCGGCTGTTGGAGCTGCCGCCCTCCTTATGGTCGATTGCCGTGGTCCAGGTCCTCTGGGCCCTTCCCTTCTCGACCATCATCATCTTGACGGTCATGTCCACTTTCGACCCGGTATTCCTCGAAGCGGCCTACATCCAGGGCGCCAATCGCTGGCGCGCTTTCATCGATATCGAGCTGCCGCTGATCTGGCCAGGCCTCATGGGGGCGGCTGTCTTCGCGCTGATTCTCTCCTTCAACGAGACGGTTCGCACCGCCCTGGTGCAGGGCCCTTACAACACGATCCAGACTTATATTTGGGCGACCTATCTCCAGGTCGGGTTGTCGCCGACCCTGCATGCCTTGATGAGTCTGCTGATCGCCCTGACCCTGGCACTGGTGGTAGTGTTATTAGCCTTCTCGCTGCGCCAGCCGCGGCGGCTTCGCATCAACCCTGCAGCGCGATCAAATCCTCGCGCGCCAGCCCGACCATGA